The Methanocaldococcus jannaschii DSM 2661 genome has a segment encoding these proteins:
- the tmk gene encoding dTMP kinase, whose translation MFIVFEGIDGSGKTTQSKLLAKKMDAFWTYEPSNSLVGKIIREILSGKTEVDNKTLALLFAADRIEHTKLIKEELKKRDVVCDRYLYSSIAYQSVAGVDENFIKSINRYALKPDIVFLLIVDIETALKRVKTKDIFEKKDFLKKVQDKYLELAEEYNFIVIDTTKKSVEEVHNEIIGYLKNIPH comes from the coding sequence ATGTTTATTGTGTTTGAGGGTATAGATGGTAGTGGAAAAACTACACAATCAAAGCTTTTAGCTAAAAAAATGGATGCATTTTGGACTTATGAGCCATCAAATAGCTTAGTAGGGAAAATAATAAGAGAAATTTTATCTGGAAAAACAGAAGTGGATAATAAAACCTTAGCTTTGTTATTTGCGGCTGATAGAATAGAGCATACAAAATTAATAAAAGAAGAATTAAAAAAGAGAGACGTTGTTTGTGATAGATATCTATACTCATCTATTGCCTATCAAAGTGTTGCAGGAGTTGATGAGAATTTTATAAAATCAATAAACAGATATGCTCTAAAGCCAGATATTGTTTTTTTATTAATTGTTGATATTGAGACAGCATTAAAGAGGGTTAAAACAAAAGACATATTTGAAAAAAAAGATTTTTTAAAAAAAGTTCAGGATAAATATTTAGAGTTAGCTGAAGAATATAATTTTATAGTTATTGACACAACAAAAAAGTCAGTAGAAGAGGTTCATAATGAGATTATAGGTTATTTAAAAAACATACCTCATTAA
- a CDS encoding ATP-dependent helicase, translating to MGRVEYLKKEYSDEEIYEILEKPVKEWFKRKYKTFTPPQRYAIKEIHEGKNVLICSPTGSGKTLSAFLAGINELIKLSMENKLEDRIYILYVSPLRALNNDIERNLKEPLKEIYDVAKEIGIELDEIRVAVRTSDTTSSQKQRMLKKPPHILITTPESLAIALNSPKFSQLLSGIKYVIVDEIHALTNKRGVHLSLSLERLNRIANFIRIGLSATIHPLTEVAKFLVGNGRDCYIVDVSYKKEIEIKVISPVDDFIYTPSEEISKRLYNLLKKLIEEHKTTLIFTNTRSATERVAFYLKQLGVEKVETHHSSLSREHRLEVEEKLKKGEIRVCISSTSLELGVDIGSIDLVILLGSPKSVSRALQRIGRSGHRLHEKSKGIIIPFDRDDLVENVVLAYDAKIGKIDRIHIPKNCLDVLAQHLVGMALEKVWDVDEAYNLIKKAYPYKDLSKKDFLDVLNYLAGGIEEKNVYAKIWLKDNKFGKRGKSVRAIYYMNVGTIPDETAVDVIADGKYVGEVEEEFAEKLMKGDIFVLGGKTYKYLGGRGNKIRVKEVFDEKPTIPAWFSEQLPLAYDLALDIEKFRKEVLSSDIEEIREKYDIDEKTAKAIKNYMDEQNKFAIVPDDEKVLIENFDEEKRRYYIFHFVAGRRANEALARAFANYISKIKKCNVRISVNDYGFALILPKNRKIKRADITELFNLDVVKNVKESIERSEILKRRFRHVATRGFMILRRYMNRKISVDRQQFNAEMLLKYCKEVNHPLYRETLREILEDSLDIDNALDYFEKIKRRKIYYLELPSPSPFAFNLVVSASSDVIFMEDKKKMIAELHKKVMEFISMKGKK from the coding sequence ATGGGAAGAGTAGAGTATTTAAAAAAAGAGTATTCTGATGAGGAAATCTATGAAATCTTAGAGAAACCAGTAAAAGAATGGTTTAAAAGAAAGTATAAAACCTTTACTCCACCACAAAGATATGCAATTAAAGAGATTCATGAAGGGAAGAATGTTTTAATTTGCTCACCTACTGGGAGTGGAAAGACATTATCAGCTTTTTTAGCAGGAATAAATGAGTTAATAAAATTATCAATGGAAAATAAATTGGAAGATAGAATTTATATTCTCTATGTATCTCCGCTAAGGGCTTTAAATAACGATATTGAGAGAAATTTAAAAGAGCCGTTAAAAGAGATTTATGATGTTGCTAAAGAAATTGGTATTGAGTTAGATGAAATTAGAGTAGCTGTAAGAACAAGTGATACAACAAGCTCGCAAAAGCAGAGGATGCTAAAAAAGCCCCCTCACATTTTAATAACAACCCCCGAATCATTAGCTATTGCCTTAAACTCACCAAAATTCTCCCAGTTATTGAGTGGAATTAAATATGTAATAGTTGATGAAATTCACGCTTTAACAAACAAAAGAGGAGTTCATCTCTCACTTTCTTTGGAGAGATTAAATAGGATAGCTAACTTTATAAGAATTGGTTTATCAGCAACCATTCATCCATTAACTGAAGTTGCCAAATTTTTAGTTGGTAATGGAAGAGATTGCTATATTGTAGATGTTAGCTATAAAAAAGAGATTGAGATAAAGGTTATCTCTCCAGTAGATGATTTTATCTACACCCCTTCAGAGGAAATTAGTAAAAGATTATACAATTTATTAAAAAAACTCATAGAAGAGCATAAAACAACCTTGATCTTTACAAATACAAGAAGTGCTACTGAAAGAGTAGCATTTTATTTGAAGCAGTTGGGAGTTGAGAAAGTTGAAACACACCACTCATCTTTAAGCAGAGAGCATAGGTTAGAAGTTGAGGAGAAATTGAAAAAAGGAGAGATTAGGGTTTGTATCTCATCGACATCACTTGAACTTGGGGTAGATATTGGAAGTATTGACTTAGTTATTCTTCTCGGCTCACCAAAGAGTGTTTCAAGAGCTCTACAAAGAATTGGTAGGAGTGGGCATAGGTTACATGAGAAAAGTAAGGGGATTATAATTCCATTTGATAGGGATGATTTAGTTGAAAACGTAGTTTTAGCTTATGATGCAAAAATTGGGAAGATTGACAGAATTCATATTCCAAAAAACTGTTTGGATGTTTTAGCTCAACATTTGGTTGGAATGGCATTAGAGAAGGTTTGGGATGTTGATGAAGCTTATAATTTAATTAAAAAAGCCTATCCATATAAGGATTTAAGTAAAAAAGATTTCTTAGATGTTTTAAATTATTTAGCTGGTGGAATTGAAGAAAAAAATGTCTATGCAAAGATTTGGCTTAAAGATAACAAATTTGGGAAGAGAGGAAAAAGTGTTAGGGCTATATATTATATGAATGTTGGGACTATTCCTGATGAGACAGCGGTTGATGTTATAGCAGATGGCAAATACGTTGGAGAGGTTGAAGAGGAGTTTGCTGAAAAGCTGATGAAGGGAGATATTTTTGTTTTAGGAGGAAAGACATACAAATACTTAGGAGGTAGAGGAAATAAAATTAGAGTTAAGGAAGTTTTTGATGAAAAGCCAACAATTCCAGCGTGGTTTTCTGAGCAGTTGCCATTAGCTTATGACTTGGCTTTAGATATTGAAAAATTTAGAAAGGAAGTTTTATCTTCAGATATAGAGGAAATTAGAGAAAAATATGACATAGATGAAAAAACAGCTAAGGCAATTAAAAATTATATGGATGAGCAGAACAAATTTGCAATAGTGCCTGATGATGAAAAAGTGCTTATAGAGAATTTTGATGAGGAAAAGAGAAGATACTATATATTTCACTTTGTAGCTGGGAGAAGGGCTAATGAGGCATTAGCAAGGGCCTTTGCTAATTATATCTCAAAAATAAAGAAATGTAATGTTAGAATATCGGTGAATGATTATGGCTTCGCTTTAATACTACCAAAAAATAGAAAAATAAAGAGAGCTGATATAACTGAACTCTTCAACTTAGATGTTGTTAAAAATGTAAAAGAGAGTATAGAAAGAAGTGAGATTTTAAAGAGGAGATTTAGGCATGTTGCTACAAGAGGTTTTATGATTTTGAGAAGATATATGAATAGAAAAATCAGCGTTGATAGACAGCAGTTTAATGCTGAGATGCTTTTAAAATACTGTAAAGAGGTTAATCATCCATTATATAGAGAGACATTGAGGGAAATTTTAGAGGATAGCTTAGACATTGATAATGCCTTAGATTATTTTGAAAAAATTAAGAGGAGGAAGATTTATTATTTAGAGTTGCCTTCTCCTTCACCATTTGCCTTCAATTTGGTTGTTTCAGCTTCATCAGATGTGATATTTATGGAAGATAAGAAGAAGATGATTGCAGAACTTCATAAAAAAGTTATGGAATTTATTTCAATGAAAGGAAAGAAATAA
- the fdhD gene encoding formate dehydrogenase accessory sulfurtransferase FdhD — MIKKVKIKKFNGRDFYDMEDYVAVEESYNIFINGEFVKSLSMSPNFLNEFAVGFAISEGFLNKIDKVEVDKNNINIFGEKNDREIKNNKNNKEIKIDIEIIKKIISYEIKAKYWEITGSFHWASMFDLKGNSIIFVEDIGRHNAVDKVIGYAILNNYNLNKLILRYSGRIPSDIVKKAINSGLNIIISKSPPTDKAIELAEENNILLIGFARNGKFNIYTSGRLWEE; from the coding sequence ATGATTAAAAAGGTGAAGATAAAAAAGTTTAATGGCAGAGATTTTTATGATATGGAAGATTACGTGGCTGTTGAAGAAAGCTATAACATTTTTATCAATGGAGAGTTTGTTAAATCTTTATCTATGTCACCAAATTTTTTAAATGAGTTTGCAGTTGGCTTTGCCATAAGTGAAGGGTTTTTAAACAAAATTGATAAAGTTGAAGTTGATAAAAACAACATAAACATCTTTGGAGAAAAGAATGATAGAGAGATTAAAAATAATAAAAATAATAAAGAAATAAAAATAGACATTGAAATCATTAAAAAGATAATTTCTTATGAAATAAAAGCTAAATATTGGGAAATAACTGGAAGTTTTCACTGGGCTTCAATGTTTGATTTAAAAGGCAATAGTATAATTTTTGTTGAGGATATTGGGAGACATAATGCTGTTGATAAAGTTATTGGTTATGCAATATTAAACAATTACAACTTAAATAAGTTAATATTGAGATATAGCGGAAGAATTCCATCTGATATTGTTAAAAAAGCTATAAACAGTGGTTTAAATATTATTATCTCAAAATCCCCACCAACAGATAAAGCCATAGAATTGGCAGAGGAAAATAACATCCTATTAATTGGCTTTGCAAGAAATGGGAAATTTAACATTTACACAAGTGGGAGATTATGGGAAGAGTAG
- a CDS encoding MBL fold metallo-hydrolase, which produces MIKLLYEGILIRENGIIKKASSSSTLIITDNNNIIVDTSTKDMENIIIKGLSELNLSPNDIDVVINTHLHYDHIENNPIFKNATFYASPKEFGFNDNFEDFKKFKDKEIEIIETPGHTYGSISVIYKDYVVVGDASPLKNNILKMIPPKLNVDEKLALESLKKIRKLRKNVITGHEGIVYKEKLL; this is translated from the coding sequence ATGATAAAACTCCTATATGAAGGGATTTTAATCAGAGAAAATGGAATAATTAAGAAGGCCTCATCTTCATCAACGTTAATTATTACAGACAACAACAATATAATTGTTGATACTTCAACAAAAGATATGGAAAATATTATTATTAAAGGCTTATCTGAACTAAATCTATCTCCAAATGATATAGATGTAGTTATAAACACACATCTCCATTATGACCATATAGAAAACAACCCAATATTTAAAAACGCTACATTTTATGCCTCACCAAAAGAGTTTGGATTTAACGATAACTTTGAAGATTTTAAAAAGTTTAAAGATAAAGAAATTGAGATTATTGAAACTCCTGGACATACCTATGGCTCTATATCGGTTATTTATAAAGATTATGTTGTTGTAGGAGATGCATCTCCTTTAAAAAATAATATACTAAAGATGATTCCTCCAAAGTTGAATGTAGATGAAAAATTAGCTTTAGAGAGTTTAAAGAAAATTAGAAAACTGAGAAAAAATGTTATTACTGGACATGAGGGAATTGTTTATAAGGAAAAATTGTTATGA
- a CDS encoding flavodoxin family protein, translated as MKALILYKSIHHKNTEKIAKTIADELNADIYNIDKVSPDIIENYDLIGFGSGIYFGKHHKSIFKFLDKISKTNKKAFIFSTAGFPFLKSMFHKELRDKLKSKGFEILGEFCCKGYHTYGIFKLFGGLNKNHPNEDDIKKAKEFAKSILKN; from the coding sequence ATGAAAGCTCTAATTTTATACAAATCCATTCATCATAAAAATACTGAAAAAATAGCTAAGACAATAGCCGATGAGCTAAATGCTGATATCTACAATATTGATAAAGTAAGCCCGGATATAATTGAAAACTATGACCTTATAGGTTTTGGTTCTGGAATTTATTTTGGAAAACATCATAAATCAATATTTAAATTTTTAGATAAGATTAGTAAAACAAATAAAAAAGCCTTTATCTTCTCCACAGCCGGCTTTCCTTTTTTAAAAAGCATGTTCCATAAAGAGCTTAGGGATAAACTTAAAAGTAAGGGATTTGAAATTCTTGGAGAATTTTGCTGTAAAGGTTACCACACCTATGGCATCTTTAAATTATTTGGTGGTTTAAATAAAAATCATCCAAATGAAGATGATATTAAAAAAGCAAAAGAGTTTGCAAAAAGTATTTTAAAAAATTAA
- the fbp gene encoding fructose-1,6-bisphosphate aldolase/phosphatase, with translation MENNKVTISVIKADVGGLCGHTLAPDELLEACEAVLEEAVDEIILDYYVTRCGDDIDLIMSHKLGCDNEKVHGLAWRAFEEATKVAKELKLYGAGQDLLADSFSGNVRGMGPGCAEMEFVERKSEPIVVFCCDKTDPTAFNYPLFKMFADPFNTAGLVFDPSMISGFKFEVHDVVGHKKVFLDTPEEMYMLLALIGDYEKYAIKRVYRRRDNEIAAVVSTEKLNYIAGEYVGKDDPVAIVRAQSGFPAVGEVLEPFANPHFVPGWMRGSHWGPLMPVGEEDATPTRFDGPARIIALGFQVCDGMLIGPNDLFADKGFDKAREKALEMADIIRRMGPFQPHRLPATMMEYTTVPKVLEALEDRFIPLEGLELIEEGGITRKDRGDVE, from the coding sequence ATGGAAAACAACAAAGTAACAATCAGTGTTATAAAGGCAGATGTTGGAGGTTTATGTGGGCACACATTAGCTCCAGATGAGTTGTTGGAGGCATGTGAGGCAGTTTTAGAGGAGGCAGTTGATGAGATTATATTAGATTATTATGTCACAAGATGTGGGGATGACATTGATTTAATTATGAGCCATAAATTAGGTTGTGATAATGAAAAAGTCCATGGATTAGCATGGAGGGCTTTTGAGGAGGCAACAAAAGTAGCTAAAGAGTTAAAGTTATATGGAGCTGGACAGGATTTATTAGCTGACAGCTTTTCAGGAAACGTTAGAGGTATGGGGCCTGGTTGTGCAGAGATGGAGTTTGTTGAGAGAAAGAGTGAGCCAATAGTTGTTTTCTGTTGCGACAAAACAGACCCAACAGCATTTAACTACCCATTATTCAAGATGTTTGCAGACCCATTCAACACAGCTGGTTTGGTCTTTGACCCATCAATGATTTCTGGATTCAAATTTGAGGTTCATGATGTCGTTGGACACAAAAAGGTCTTTTTAGACACTCCAGAAGAAATGTATATGCTCTTAGCTTTAATTGGAGATTATGAGAAGTATGCAATTAAGAGAGTTTATAGAAGAAGAGATAACGAAATAGCTGCTGTTGTTAGCACAGAAAAATTAAACTACATAGCTGGGGAGTACGTTGGTAAAGATGACCCAGTAGCTATTGTTAGAGCTCAGAGCGGATTCCCAGCAGTTGGAGAGGTTTTAGAGCCATTTGCCAACCCACACTTCGTTCCAGGATGGATGAGAGGTAGCCATTGGGGGCCGTTAATGCCAGTTGGAGAGGAGGATGCAACACCTACAAGATTCGATGGGCCAGCAAGAATTATTGCCTTAGGATTCCAAGTTTGTGATGGAATGTTAATCGGTCCTAACGATTTGTTTGCAGATAAAGGATTCGATAAAGCAAGAGAGAAAGCTTTAGAGATGGCAGATATTATAAGAAGAATGGGTCCATTCCAACCACACAGATTGCCTGCAACAATGATGGAATACACAACAGTTCCAAAGGTCTTAGAGGCATTGGAGGATAGATTTATTCCTTTAGAAGGTTTAGAGTTGATTGAAGAAGGAGGAATCACAAGAAAAGACAGAGGAGATGTGGAATAA
- a CDS encoding selenium metabolism-associated LysR family transcriptional regulator — MDPKISYFQTFIVASKTKSFSKAAKRLGITQGTVSNHISALEKYFDAQLFLRTPEGVDLTPEGKIFYERAEKILDLLNEAKLLMRAIHENPEGIIRIYASTTPGEHILPSIIKEYKSSYKNVDFEITITDSERCFKALDEGLADIAAVGYLKNKNYEYTIIGKDRLVLIVPPNHPLAEKGTAKLEDILKEDYIDREEGSGTREAFIKALNDKGYSIMDLNVVMRLGSHSAVITAVSEGYGVSVVSEIPAKKAEDAGLIKIVPVVDLDVVRYLYLVKSRRPKNPSAVKSFWEFVTKV; from the coding sequence ATGGATCCAAAAATAAGTTATTTTCAAACATTTATAGTTGCAAGTAAAACAAAAAGTTTTTCTAAGGCAGCAAAAAGATTGGGAATTACTCAAGGAACCGTCAGTAATCACATATCAGCACTTGAGAAATACTTCGATGCCCAACTCTTTTTGAGAACTCCTGAGGGAGTTGATTTAACTCCTGAAGGAAAGATATTTTATGAAAGGGCTGAAAAGATTTTAGACTTGTTAAATGAGGCAAAATTGTTGATGAGAGCCATACATGAAAATCCAGAGGGAATTATCAGAATTTATGCCTCTACAACCCCTGGAGAGCATATATTACCATCAATTATTAAGGAGTATAAAAGCTCATACAAAAATGTTGATTTTGAGATTACAATAACTGACTCTGAGAGATGTTTTAAAGCTTTAGATGAAGGATTGGCAGATATAGCAGCAGTTGGTTATCTAAAAAATAAGAATTATGAATATACAATTATAGGTAAAGATAGATTGGTTTTAATTGTCCCACCAAATCATCCACTTGCAGAGAAAGGCACTGCTAAGCTTGAGGATATACTTAAAGAGGATTACATTGATAGAGAGGAGGGTTCTGGAACAAGAGAGGCATTTATAAAGGCTTTAAATGATAAGGGATATTCAATAATGGATTTAAACGTTGTAATGAGGTTGGGTAGTCATTCAGCAGTTATAACTGCAGTTTCTGAAGGTTATGGAGTTAGCGTAGTTTCAGAAATCCCTGCTAAAAAGGCAGAAGATGCTGGATTAATTAAGATAGTTCCAGTTGTAGATTTGGATGTTGTTAGATATTTATATTTAGTTAAAAGTAGAAGACCAAAAAATCCAAGTGCTGTTAAATCATTCTGGGAATTTGTTACAAAGGTTTAA
- a CDS encoding 7,8-dihydropterin-6-methyl-4-(beta-D-ribofuranosyl)-aminobenzene-5'-phosphate synthase — protein sequence MLMNIGKVDNIKIYTLAEDYAGYNSPFWSQHGLSFLIEVESNGIKKRILFDTATYAEPILFNMKLLNINPKSIDMIILSHNHFDHTGGLFGIMKEINKEIPIFAHPNIFKVSFATEPEFMLAGTLNKTLKEDIEKLGGRWVLSRDPIRLMPGIFTLGEIEDEEKINFEKKPTIGLYKLENGRVVLDNVEDEIGLAIVTEKGLIIVSGCSHPGIVSMVKKSIKISGINKVYAVIGGFHLIDADNERIVSTIKALKKLGVKKICTGHCTGFKAENMFMEEFKEDFERLHAGKIIKF from the coding sequence ATGTTAATGAACATTGGAAAAGTTGATAACATAAAGATTTATACCTTAGCTGAGGATTATGCAGGATATAATAGCCCATTTTGGAGCCAACATGGCCTTTCTTTTTTAATTGAAGTAGAATCCAATGGTATTAAAAAGAGAATACTGTTTGATACAGCAACTTATGCAGAACCAATTCTCTTCAACATGAAACTTCTAAACATCAATCCAAAGAGTATAGACATGATAATCCTTTCTCATAACCACTTTGACCATACTGGTGGGTTATTTGGCATTATGAAAGAGATTAACAAAGAAATCCCAATATTTGCCCATCCAAACATATTTAAGGTTAGCTTTGCCACAGAACCAGAATTTATGCTTGCTGGAACTCTTAATAAAACATTAAAAGAAGATATTGAAAAATTGGGAGGGAGATGGGTTTTAAGTAGAGACCCTATAAGATTAATGCCTGGTATCTTTACACTTGGAGAGATTGAAGATGAAGAAAAAATAAACTTTGAGAAAAAGCCAACAATTGGTCTCTATAAGCTTGAAAATGGGAGAGTAGTTTTGGATAATGTAGAGGATGAAATAGGATTGGCTATAGTTACTGAAAAAGGTTTAATTATCGTTAGTGGCTGTTCTCATCCAGGAATAGTTAGTATGGTGAAAAAATCCATTAAAATAAGTGGAATTAATAAGGTCTATGCTGTTATAGGTGGTTTCCATTTAATAGATGCCGACAATGAAAGGATTGTAAGTACAATAAAAGCCCTCAAAAAGTTGGGCGTTAAAAAGATATGTACTGGACACTGCACTGGGTTTAAGGCTGAAAACATGTTTATGGAAGAGTTCAAAGAAGATTTTGAGAGGTTACATGCTGGAAAGATTATAAAATTTTAA
- the hisE gene encoding phosphoribosyl-ATP diphosphatase — protein MILEEVYEIIKQRIKEKPEGSYVAKLTTDDKKTAINKICEKIGEESTELILAAKDDKKDEIIYEAADLIFHTMVLLAYKNIEFEELLKEFERRKK, from the coding sequence ATGATTTTAGAGGAAGTTTATGAAATTATAAAACAAAGAATAAAAGAAAAGCCAGAAGGTTCTTATGTGGCAAAACTAACAACCGATGATAAAAAAACGGCAATAAACAAAATCTGTGAGAAAATTGGGGAGGAATCTACTGAATTAATTTTAGCAGCTAAGGATGACAAGAAAGATGAGATTATTTATGAGGCTGCTGATTTAATATTCCATACTATGGTATTATTGGCTTATAAGAACATAGAGTTTGAAGAATTATTAAAGGAATTTGAAAGAAGAAAGAAATGA
- the ribH gene encoding 6,7-dimethyl-8-ribityllumazine synthase, with translation MVNLGFVIAEFNRDITYMMEKVAEEHAEFLGATVKYKIVVPGVFDMPLAVKKLLEKDDVDAVVTIGCVIEGETEHDEIVVHNAARKIADLALQYDKPVTLGISGPGMTRLQAQERVDYGKRAVEAAVKMVKRLKALEE, from the coding sequence ATGGTAAATCTTGGGTTTGTTATTGCTGAGTTCAACAGAGATATAACATATATGATGGAGAAGGTTGCTGAGGAGCATGCTGAATTTTTAGGAGCCACTGTAAAATATAAAATTGTTGTTCCGGGAGTTTTTGATATGCCTTTAGCAGTTAAAAAGTTGTTAGAAAAGGATGATGTTGATGCAGTTGTAACAATTGGGTGTGTTATTGAGGGAGAGACAGAACATGATGAGATAGTTGTTCATAATGCAGCGAGAAAAATAGCAGATTTAGCTCTACAATATGATAAACCAGTAACTCTCGGAATTTCAGGGCCAGGAATGACAAGGTTGCAGGCTCAGGAAAGAGTTGATTACGGTAAGAGGGCTGTTGAAGCGGCTGTTAAAATGGTTAAAAGGTTGAAGGCATTAGAAGAATAG
- a CDS encoding gamma carbonic anhydrase family protein gives MISKNVRIAKGAVIVGDVTIGDYSSVWYNAVIRGDVDKIIIGNYSNIQDCCVVHCSKGYPTIIGDYVSIGHGAVIHGCRIEDNVLVGMNATILNGAKIGENCIIGANALVTQNKEIPPNSLVLGVPGRVVRELTEEEIKSIKENALRYVKLSETLESYK, from the coding sequence ATGATTTCAAAAAATGTAAGGATAGCCAAAGGGGCTGTAATTGTTGGGGATGTGACTATTGGAGATTATTCATCAGTTTGGTATAATGCTGTTATTAGGGGAGATGTAGATAAAATAATAATTGGGAATTACTCCAATATACAAGATTGCTGTGTCGTTCATTGCTCTAAGGGGTATCCAACCATAATTGGAGATTATGTATCAATAGGTCATGGAGCAGTTATTCATGGTTGTAGGATTGAAGATAACGTTTTAGTTGGGATGAATGCCACTATATTAAATGGGGCTAAGATTGGAGAGAACTGTATAATTGGAGCTAATGCCTTAGTTACTCAAAATAAGGAGATTCCACCAAATAGCTTAGTTTTAGGTGTTCCTGGTAGAGTTGTTAGAGAACTTACAGAGGAGGAGATTAAAAGCATAAAAGAGAATGCATTGAGATACGTTAAATTATCTGAAACCTTAGAAAGTTATAAATAA